Below is a genomic region from Ruania alba.
GTCCCTCGCCGGCGGAGCCGCGATGACGGCCCTGGAGCGCATCCTGGAACTGCCGGAGCTGGAACTGCTCGGCCTGCACTCCCACATCGGTTCCCAGATCCTCGACGCGGACGGGTTCGCTGCTGCTGCCGCGGCACTGCTCGGGCTGCGCGCCGACCTCGCTGCACGCACCGGTCACATGGTCACCGAGCTCGACCTCGGTGGCGGGTACGGCATCGCGTACACCCCGGAGGAGACTGCGGTGGACGTGGTGGCCGTGGCGTCCTCGCTCGCGCACGCATGCCGGTCCGAGTGCGAACGACTCGGCACCCCGATGCCGGCGTTCTCTTTCGAGCCCGGCCGCGCCATCGTCGGGCCGAGCATGATCACGCTGTACAAGGTGGGCACGGTCAAGTCGGTCCAGTTGGACGGCGGCTCGCGCCTGTATGTGTCTGTGGACGGTGGCATGAGTGACAACATCCGCCCCGCGTTGTACGGCGCCGCTTACCACGCCGAACTGGCCTCCCGGGCGTCGGACGCACCGGGTGTGGCCGCGCGCGTCGTCGGAAAGCACTGCGAGAGCGGAGACATCGTGGTGCGTGACGTCGAGCTTCCGGCCGATGTTCGCGCCGGCGATCTGCTCGCGGTCCCGGCCACCGGCGCCTACGGACGCTCGATGGCAAGCCAGTACAACCTGCTTCCGCGCCCCGGCGTGGTGGCGGTCGGCGATGGTGCCCCGCGTGAGATCGTCCGTCGGGAGACCCTGCAGGACCTGCTCGCGCTCGATCTCGGCTGAACCATCGATGGGCCGGGTGATCAGGTCCACACCGCCCGGCAGGTGAAACGCGAGCGAGAACCGGCCGCAAGCCCTCTATTGTTGAGGTGCTGCGGGCGGTGTCGGACCAGCCGCCGCTTCACCTACAGCCACGAAGGAGACCATGAACGACGGCGCCCCCGCCACCCTCCGGGTGGCCGTGCTCGGTTGCGGTGTGGTCGGCACCGAGGTGGTCCGAGGACTCCTCGACAATGCCGTCGAGCTCCGTTCCCGTACCGGTACCCAGCTCGATCTCGTCGGCATCGGCGTGCGTTCGACTGCGACGCCACGAGATGCGGTCGTCCCGGTCGACCTGTTGACCGAGGACCTGACGGGCCTGGTCGAGCGGGCCGACCTGGTGATCGAGCTGATGGGCGGCATCGAGCCGGCCCGAGCTCTGATCCTGGACGCCCTGGCCGCAGGCGCGAGCGTGGTGACGGCGAACAAGGCCCTCCTGGCCCAGCACGGGCCCACGTTGTACGAGGCTGCCGACGCCTCCCGGGTGGACCTCTTC
It encodes:
- the lysA gene encoding diaminopimelate decarboxylase, which translates into the protein MTHPHAPGLWPQSTDLIDGALHLGGTPVTALADTFGTPSYVLDVPGLRARAAHYRAAFTDAFAPAEVQVYYAGKAFLSTAVARWVHAEGLRIDTASAGELTTALAAGIDGRDIGLHGNNKSRDEIDLALEHGVGRIVIDSLPEIELVAQRAAARGVRAPVMVRVTTGVHAGGHDFIATAHEDQKFGLSLAGGAAMTALERILELPELELLGLHSHIGSQILDADGFAAAAAALLGLRADLAARTGHMVTELDLGGGYGIAYTPEETAVDVVAVASSLAHACRSECERLGTPMPAFSFEPGRAIVGPSMITLYKVGTVKSVQLDGGSRLYVSVDGGMSDNIRPALYGAAYHAELASRASDAPGVAARVVGKHCESGDIVVRDVELPADVRAGDLLAVPATGAYGRSMASQYNLLPRPGVVAVGDGAPREIVRRETLQDLLALDLG